In Haliaeetus albicilla chromosome 3, bHalAlb1.1, whole genome shotgun sequence, the following are encoded in one genomic region:
- the ZFTRAF1 gene encoding zinc finger TRAF-type-containing protein 1 isoform X1, whose amino-acid sequence MMSGAEDREAGGGPAAPSAPSAALPGPAAAASTGGPGEAGGAEEAGSLLGGARPHGEAGADPDAPPKKRLRAAGTGAGGPEGAAGSVKLEERLYSVLCCTVCLDLPKASVYQCTNGHLMCAGCFIHLLADARLKEEQATCPNCRCEISKSLCCRNLAVEKAVSELPSECGFCMQQFPRSLLERHQKEECQDRVTQCKYKRIGCPWQGPYHELTVHEAECTHPTKTGNELMEILDEMDQTRKKEMQLYNSIFSLLSFEKIGYTEVQFRPYRTDDFITRLYYETPRLTVLNQTWVLKARVNDSERNPNLSCKRTLSFQLILKSKINSPMECSFLLLEGPYDDVKIHPVIYHFVFSNENNETDYMALPIVDSVECNKLLAAKNINLRLFIFQIQK is encoded by the exons atgATGTCCGGGGCGGAGGATCGTGAGGCCGGcgggggcccggccgccccctccGCCCCTTCCGCGGCCCTCCCCGGTCCCGCTGCGGCGGCCTCGACGGGTGGCCCGGGCGAAGCGGGAGGCGCCGAAGAGGCGGGTTCCCTTCTCGGCGGGGCCCGGCCTCACGGCGAGGCGGGAGCCGACCCGGACGCGCCGCCCAAGAAACGGTTAAgggcggcggggacgggggCGGGTGGGCCcgagggggcggcgggcagcgtGAAGCTGGAGGAGCGGCTCTACTCCGTGCTCTGCTGCACCGTCTGCCTCGACCTGCCCAAGGCCTCGGTCTACCAG TGCACCAACGGGCACCTGATGTGCGCCGGCTGCTTCATCCACCTCCTGGCAGACGCTCGGCTGAAGGAGGAACAAGCGACTTGCCCAAACTGCCGCTGCGAGATCAGTAAGAGCCTGTGCTGTCGAAACCTGGCTGTGGAAAAAGCCGTCAGTGAGCTGCCCTCCGAGTGTGGCTTCTGCATGCAGCAATTCCCCCGATCCCTCCTGGAGAGGCACCAGAAAGAGGAGTGCCAGGACAG ggtgacCCAGTGCAAATACAAGCGGATCGGGTGCCCGTGGCAGGGTCCCTACCACGAGCTGACGGTGCACGAAGCCGAATGCACCCACCCCACCAAAACCGGCAACGAGCTGATGGAGATTTTAGACGAAATGGACCAAAcgaggaaaaaagaaatgcagctatATAACAGCATCTTCAGCCTGCTCAGCTTCGAGAAGATCGGCTACACAG AGGTGCAGTTCCGCCCTTACCGCACCGACGACTTCATCACCCGGCTGTACTACGAGACGCCGCGCCTGACCGTCCTCAACCAGACGTGGGTGCTGAAGGCGCGGGTGAACGACTCGGAGCGGAACCCCAACCTCTCCTGCAAGCGCACCCTCTCCTTCCAGCTCAtcctgaaaagcaaaatcaattcCCCCATGGaatgctccttcctcctcctggagGGCCCCTACGACGACGTCAAGATCCACCCCGTCATCTACCATTTCGTCTTCAGCAACGAGAACAACGAGACGGATTACATGGCGCTGCCCATCGTCGATTCGGTGGAGTGTAACAAACTGCTGGCGGCTAAGAACATCAACCTGCGGCTTTTTATATTTCAGATCCAAAAATAA
- the VPS28 gene encoding vacuolar protein sorting-associated protein 28 homolog isoform X1: MFHGIAGPPGMGAPGNKPELYEEVKLYKTAREREKYDNMAELFAVVKTLQALEKAYIKDCVSPNEYTAACSRLLVQFKAALKQVQGSEISSIDDFCRKFRLDCPLAMERIKEDRPITIKDDKGNLNRCIADIVSLFITVMDKLRLEIRAMDEIQPDLRELMETMNRMSHLPPDFEGRQKVNQWLQTLSGMSASDELDDSQVRQMLFDLESAYNAFNRFLHS, from the exons ATGTTCCACGGCATCGCGGGCCCGCCCGGGATGGGAG CCCCCGGGAACAAGCCGGAGCTGTACGAG GAGGTGAAGCTCTACAAGACCGCGCGGGAGAGGGAGAA GTACGACAACATGGCCGAGCTCTTCGCGGTGGTGAAGACGCTGCAGGCTCTGGAGAAAGCCTACATCAAGGACTGCGTCTCTCCTAACGA GTACACGGCCGCCTGCTCCCGCCTCCTGGTCCAGTTCAAAGCCGCCCTCAAGCAAGTGCAGGGCTCCGAGATCAGCTCCATCGACGACTTCTGCCGCAAGTTCCGG CTCGACTGCCCCTTGGCCATGGAGAGGATCAAGGAGGACCGGCCCATCACCATCAAGGACGACAAGGGCAACCTCAACCGCTGCATTGCCGATATCGTCTCC CTCTTCATCACGGTGATGGATAAGCTGCGCCTGGAGATCCGAGCCATGGACGAG ATCCAGCCAGACCTACGGGAGCTGATGGAGACAATGAACCGCATGAGCCACCTGCCCCCCGACTTTGAGGGGAGGCAGAAAGTCAACCAATG GCTCCAGACGCTCAGCGGGATGTCGGCGTCAGATGAGCTGGATGATTCCCAGGTCCGGCAGATGTTGTTCGACCTGGAATCTGCCTACAACGCCTTCAACCGCTTCCTCCACTCCTGA
- the ZFTRAF1 gene encoding zinc finger TRAF-type-containing protein 1 isoform X3: MGAAGGCCWVLSHALLCAVCLLCALRARQCTNGHLMCAGCFIHLLADARLKEEQATCPNCRCEISKSLCCRNLAVEKAVSELPSECGFCMQQFPRSLLERHQKEECQDRVTQCKYKRIGCPWQGPYHELTVHEAECTHPTKTGNELMEILDEMDQTRKKEMQLYNSIFSLLSFEKIGYTEVQFRPYRTDDFITRLYYETPRLTVLNQTWVLKARVNDSERNPNLSCKRTLSFQLILKSKINSPMECSFLLLEGPYDDVKIHPVIYHFVFSNENNETDYMALPIVDSVECNKLLAAKNINLRLFIFQIQK; encoded by the exons TGCACCAACGGGCACCTGATGTGCGCCGGCTGCTTCATCCACCTCCTGGCAGACGCTCGGCTGAAGGAGGAACAAGCGACTTGCCCAAACTGCCGCTGCGAGATCAGTAAGAGCCTGTGCTGTCGAAACCTGGCTGTGGAAAAAGCCGTCAGTGAGCTGCCCTCCGAGTGTGGCTTCTGCATGCAGCAATTCCCCCGATCCCTCCTGGAGAGGCACCAGAAAGAGGAGTGCCAGGACAG ggtgacCCAGTGCAAATACAAGCGGATCGGGTGCCCGTGGCAGGGTCCCTACCACGAGCTGACGGTGCACGAAGCCGAATGCACCCACCCCACCAAAACCGGCAACGAGCTGATGGAGATTTTAGACGAAATGGACCAAAcgaggaaaaaagaaatgcagctatATAACAGCATCTTCAGCCTGCTCAGCTTCGAGAAGATCGGCTACACAG AGGTGCAGTTCCGCCCTTACCGCACCGACGACTTCATCACCCGGCTGTACTACGAGACGCCGCGCCTGACCGTCCTCAACCAGACGTGGGTGCTGAAGGCGCGGGTGAACGACTCGGAGCGGAACCCCAACCTCTCCTGCAAGCGCACCCTCTCCTTCCAGCTCAtcctgaaaagcaaaatcaattcCCCCATGGaatgctccttcctcctcctggagGGCCCCTACGACGACGTCAAGATCCACCCCGTCATCTACCATTTCGTCTTCAGCAACGAGAACAACGAGACGGATTACATGGCGCTGCCCATCGTCGATTCGGTGGAGTGTAACAAACTGCTGGCGGCTAAGAACATCAACCTGCGGCTTTTTATATTTCAGATCCAAAAATAA
- the VPS28 gene encoding vacuolar protein sorting-associated protein 28 homolog isoform X2, giving the protein MAELFAVVKTLQALEKAYIKDCVSPNEYTAACSRLLVQFKAALKQVQGSEISSIDDFCRKFRLDCPLAMERIKEDRPITIKDDKGNLNRCIADIVSLFITVMDKLRLEIRAMDEIQPDLRELMETMNRMSHLPPDFEGRQKVNQWLQTLSGMSASDELDDSQVRQMLFDLESAYNAFNRFLHS; this is encoded by the exons ATGGCCGAGCTCTTCGCGGTGGTGAAGACGCTGCAGGCTCTGGAGAAAGCCTACATCAAGGACTGCGTCTCTCCTAACGA GTACACGGCCGCCTGCTCCCGCCTCCTGGTCCAGTTCAAAGCCGCCCTCAAGCAAGTGCAGGGCTCCGAGATCAGCTCCATCGACGACTTCTGCCGCAAGTTCCGG CTCGACTGCCCCTTGGCCATGGAGAGGATCAAGGAGGACCGGCCCATCACCATCAAGGACGACAAGGGCAACCTCAACCGCTGCATTGCCGATATCGTCTCC CTCTTCATCACGGTGATGGATAAGCTGCGCCTGGAGATCCGAGCCATGGACGAG ATCCAGCCAGACCTACGGGAGCTGATGGAGACAATGAACCGCATGAGCCACCTGCCCCCCGACTTTGAGGGGAGGCAGAAAGTCAACCAATG GCTCCAGACGCTCAGCGGGATGTCGGCGTCAGATGAGCTGGATGATTCCCAGGTCCGGCAGATGTTGTTCGACCTGGAATCTGCCTACAACGCCTTCAACCGCTTCCTCCACTCCTGA
- the TONSL gene encoding tonsoku-like protein codes for MSAERAREIRQLQKAKEKAQRSGSLVEEAAVCNQLGEILASHGRYEEALEEHRQELQLLEGAGDRIGCAVAHRKIGERLAELENYEAALKHQHQHLELARSLSDDTEQQRAWATIGRTYMFIADSRSPGEEAAVPALREAERAFRTSLAIVEEKLEGAVPNRELTEMRTRLYLNLGLVYDSLKEPAKCDHYIKKSIFLSEQGQLYEDLYRAYFNLGNIHLREGEHSGALRCLARARDCARKMKEKGMESECCGSTAQVLLSLGDFAAAKRSLKQAYVLGSRQPWQRDLIRSNLRYATKVMRLQEALEEAAASDPPAALALCEQLGDAFSKHGDYHRAVEYYQKQLSFAQALQRPAVELAVIHVSLATTFGDLRDHARAVHHYQQELALHRGNALEEGKTWLNIALAMEEAGEPHAELQPCFQTALERAEAAGDPRLQRQILRHLHSLQLRDGDTEAAAGTMARLGGLGGSAEEEEEEEEPESSEAQDESELELSESEGEEDELDGYSKSVPGRRRISKWNRRNERGETPLHRACIEGDLRRVQLFLRQGHPLNPRDYCGWTPLHEACNHGHLEIVRLLLDRGAALDDPGGPGCEGITPLHDALSCGHFEVAELLVRRGASVTARNARGLTPLGTLEEWASTYSKELDQETRQRCRAAECLLKETAAGQAAPPQLSQDSPLFDAELSERQIPRPRSPPVAEPDDGDMSPLRPVKKRQRVLGLGRQEGTGPGPEPAEYEAAIRGLGSAKSLLGGSTEMACRQPALRPALIPAEQYLEEEDWLEDDLGESRGGRKRPRREPQEPATASGDSTGPESDNEVPAPSRHQPRRRRSVQSRLTRLVERIPLGRSRERRPPEAAGTPLPDEAEDDGSPPCPPASLPASLPAPLPAPLPAVLPALRVRVRVQDNVFLIPVPQSESRAVSWLAERAAERYYQTCGLLPRLTLKKEGALLAPQDLVGDVLQSNEEVLAEVRCWDLPPLAERYRRACQSLAVEPHPLLLKLTELQEQSPGLGVEGGLALRPPHLPPLLRALKLQAPLRQLRLRGCGLPDTMAGDLLATLATLPALTLLDLAGNRLSAQGLRQLLPRNPGTAGTAGAFQSLEELDLSLNPLGDASCRPLALLLQSCPALTTLRLQACGFTDAFSLEGAVRLQTLALSYNALGTAGLERLLSSLPCRSLGRLELGSVAGPGPRPLTRTLGRYLAQEGCVLSHLTFSGNRLGDSDVLEVARCLPACPALVSLDFSANPGISTTGLRTLLSALEERSQGLQFLSLAGCSVEGPLDDTTWARTAGKIQDLRLCGRHVSRSDQQNAGKAWRGPAGTALSTVVQHRKLFCKSL; via the exons atGAGCGCGGAGCGGGCGCGGGAGATCCGCC agctgcagaaggCGAAGGAGAAAGCCCAGCGCAGCGGGAGCCTGGTGGAAGAGGCCGCGGTTTGTAACCAGCTCGGCGAGATTTTGGCAAGCCATG GACGCTATGAGGAGGCTCTGGAGGAGCAtcggcaggagctgcagctgctggagggagccGGGGACAGGATCGGCTGTGCTGTGGCTCACCGCAAGATCGGCGAGCGCCTGGCTGAGCTGGAGAACTACGAGGCGGCGCTGAAG caCCAACACCAGCACCTGGAGCTGGCCCGGTCCCTCTCGGACGACACGGAACAACAACGAGCCTGGGCCACCATCGGCCGGACATACATGTTCATCGCCGACAGCCGCTCGCCGGGGGAGGAGGCAGCGGTGCCGGCACTGCGCGAGGCCGAACGGGCTTTCCGCACCAGCCTGGCTATTGTGGAGGAGAAACTGGAAG GAGCCGTGCCGAACCGGGAGCTGACGGAGATGAGGACCCGGCTCTACCTCAATTTGGGTTTGGTCTACGACAGCCTGAAGGAACCAGCCAAGTGCGACCACTACATCAAGAAAAGCATCTTCCTCTCTGA GCAGGGACAGCTTTACGAAGATCTCTACCGCGCTTACTTCAACCTGGGGAACATCCACCTGCGGGAGGGCGAACACTCCGGGGCCCTGCGCTGCCTCGCCCGGGCGCGTGATTGCGCCCGCAAGATGAAGGAGAAGGGGATGGAGAGCGAATGCTGCGGCAGCACGGCCCAg GTCCTGCTGAGTTTGGGTGACTTCGCGGCCGCCAAGCGCTCGCTGAAGCAAGCCTACGTGCTGGGCTCGCGGCAACCCTGGCAGCGAGACCTCATCCGCTCCAACCTCCGCTACG CCACCAAGGTGATGCGGCTGCAGGAGGCTCTGGAGGAGGCAGCGGCTAGTGACCCGCCGGCCGCCCTGGCCCTCTGCGAGCAGCTGGGGGACGCCTTCTCCAAGCACGGGGACTACCACCGGGCTGTGGAGTACTACCAGAAGCAG CTGAGCTTCGCCCAGGCGCTGCAGAGGCCGGCAGTGGAACTGGCTGTCATCCACGTCTCGCTGGCCACCACCTTTGGGGACTTGAGGGATCACGCGCGAGCCGTCCACCATTACCAGCAGGAGCTGGCTCTGCACCGGGGCAACGCGCTGGAG GAGGGAAAGACGTGGCTGAACATCGCACTGGCCATGGAAGAGGCGGGCGAACCCCACGCTgagctccagccctgcttccAAACCGCGCTGGAGCGAGCGGAGGCGGCCGGAGACCCCCGGCTGCAG cgGCAGATCTTGCGGCATCTCCACTCGCTGCAGCTGCGGGATGGCGACACCGAGGCCGCCGCCGGTACCATGGCccggctgggggggctgggggggtctgctgaggaggaggaggaggaggaagaaccAGAGAGCAGCGAGGCTCAGGATGAGAGCGAGCTGGAGCTGTCGGAGAGCG AGGGGGAGGAAGATGAACTCGATGGCTACAGCAAGAGCGTCCCCGGCCGCCGGCGGATCAGCAAG TGGAACCGGCGGAACGAGCGGGGCGAGACCCCCCTGCACCGTGCCTGCATCGAGGGTGACCTGCGCCGCGTCCAGCTCTTCCTCAGGCAG GGGCACCCCCTGAACCCCCGCGATTACTGCGGCTGGACCCCGCTGCACGAGGCTTGCAACCATGGGCACCTGG AGATCGTCCGGCTGCTGCTGGACCGCGGGGCTGCGTTGGACGACCCCGGGGGGCCAGGCTGCGAGGGCATCACCCCCCTGCACGACGCTCTCAGCTGCGGCCATTTCGAGGTGGCCGAGCTGCTGGTGCGGCGTGGAGCTTCGGTGACGGCCAGGAATGCCAGG GGCTTGACGCCGCTGGGGACGCTGGAGGAGTGGGCGAGCACTTACAGCAAGGAGCTGGACCAGGAGACGCGGCAGCGATGCCGGGCGGCCGAGTGCCTGCTCAAGGAGACGGCAGCGGGACAAG CAGCCCCGCCGCAGCTCTCCCAGGACTCGCCGCTGTTCGACGCCGAACTTTCCGAGCGCCAAATCCCGCGGCCGCGCTCCCCGCCGGTGGCAGAGCCAGACGATGGCGACATGTCACCGCTGAGGCCGGTGAAGAAGCGGCAGCGGGTGTTGGGGCtcggcaggcaggagggaacggggccggggccggagccggcTGAGTACGAAGCCGCCATCCGGGGTCTGGGCAGCGCCAAATCCCTTCTTGGTGGCAGCACCGAGATGGCGTGCCGGCAGCCAGCACTGCGGCCGGCCCTCATCCCAGCTGAGCAGTACCTGGAAGAGGAGGACTGGCTGGAAGACGACCTTGGGGAGTCCCGGGGGGGCCGTAAGCGGCCACGCCGGGAACCCCAGGAACCAGCGACCGCTTCGGGGGACAGCACGGGCCCGGAGAGCGACAATGAGGTCCCTGCTCCGAGCCGGCACCAGCCCCGGCGTCGCCGGAGTGTGCAGAGCCGGCTCACCCGCCTGGTGGAAAGGATCCCGCTGGGGCGCTCCCGGGAACGCCGGCCCCCCGAGGCGGCTGGGACCCCCCTCCCCGATGAGGCTGAGGACGATGGAAGCCCCCCCTGCCCACCTGCGTCGTTGCCTGCGTCGTTGCCTGCGCCATTGCCTGCGCCGCTGCCTGCTGTCCTGCCTGCCCTCCGCGTGCGGGTCCGGGTCCAGGACAACGTCTTCCTCATTCCCGTGCCCCAGAG CGAGAGCCGTGCCGTGAGCTGGCTGGCGGAGCGGGCGGCCGAGCGGTATTACCAAACCTGCGGGCTGCTGCCGCGGCTCACCCTCAAGAAAGAGGGGGCTCTCCTGGCCCCCCAGGACCTGGTGGGGGACGTCCTGCAGAGCAACGAGGAG GTGCTGGCGGAGGTGCGGTGCTGGGACCTGCCGCCCCTGGCCGAGAGGTACCGCAGGGCTTGCCAGAGCCTGGCAGTGG AACCTCACCCACTGCTGCTGAAGCTGAcggagctgcaggagcagagcccggggctgggggtcGAGGGGGGCCTGGCCCTgcgccccccccacctccccccgcTGCTGCGGGCCCTCAAGCTGCAAGCGCCGCTGCGGCAGCTCCGGTTGCGCGGCTGTGGGTTGCCGGACACCATGGCCGGCGACCTGCTGGCCACCTTGgccaccctgcctgccctcaCCCTCCTCGACCTGGCCGGGAACCGTCTCAGTGCCCAGGGGCTGCGGCAGCTCCTGCCCCGGAATCCCGGCACTGCCGGCACCGCCGGTGCCTTCCAG AGCCTGGAGGAGCTGGACCTGAGCCTGAACCCGCTGGGTGATGCCAGCTGCCGGCCCCTGGCCCTGCTCCTGCAGTCCTGCCCGGCGCTCACCACACTGCGGCTGCAGGCCTGCGGCTTCACCGACGCCTTCTCCCTCGAGG GGGCCGTGCGGCTGCAGACCTTGGCTCTGTCCTACAACGCCCTGGGGACGGCGGGGCTGGAGCGGCTCCTCAGCAGCTTGCCATGCCGCAGCCTCGGCCGGTTGGAGCTGGGCTCCGTCGCCGGGCCGGGACCGCGGCCCCTCACCAGGACCCTCGGCAGGTACCTGGCACAG GAGGGCTGCGTTCTGAGCCACCTCACGTTCTCCGGGAACCGCCTGGGTGACAGCGACGTCCTGGAGGTGGCCAG GTGCCTCCCCGCTTGCCCAGCGCTGGTTTCCCTGGATTTCTCGGCCAATCCCGGGATCAGCACCACGGGGCTGCGGACACTGCTTTCCGCCCTGGAAGAGAGGAGCCAGGGGCTCCAGTTCCTCAGTCTGGCAG gctgttCTGTGGAGGGTCCGTTGGACGACACGACCTGGGCCAGAACCGCCGGCAAGATCCAGGATCTCCGGCTCTGCGGCCGGCACGTCAGCCGCAGCGACCAGCAAAATGCCGGCAAAGCCTGGCGCGGTCCTGCCGGCACAGCGCTCAGCACCGTTGTGCAGCACCGTAAGCTCTTCTGTAAGAGCCTCTAA
- the ZFTRAF1 gene encoding zinc finger TRAF-type-containing protein 1 isoform X2: protein MMSGAEDREAGGGPAAPSAPSAALPGPAAAASTGGPGEAGGAEEAGSLLGGARPHGEAGADPDAPPKKRLRAAGTGAGGPEGAAGSVKLEERLYSVLCCTVCLDLPKASVYQCTNGHLMCAGCFIHLLADARLKEEQATCPNCRCEISKSLCCRNLAVEKAVSELPSECGFCMQQFPRSLLERHQKEECQDRVTQCKYKRIGCPWQGPYHELTVHEAECTHPTKTGNELMEILDEMDQTRKKEMQLYNSIFSLLSFEKIGYTGFTGRALSSPSLSPGSADDGVSAGEGHRAIPCARGCARRAHGPYAETASAHLLPKPPGTELGASRYRVPVLAASGMCHRALCPTVMLHRAWLPRSPVCTPNPNKLCLATEPCPVCLSCRAVESQ from the exons atgATGTCCGGGGCGGAGGATCGTGAGGCCGGcgggggcccggccgccccctccGCCCCTTCCGCGGCCCTCCCCGGTCCCGCTGCGGCGGCCTCGACGGGTGGCCCGGGCGAAGCGGGAGGCGCCGAAGAGGCGGGTTCCCTTCTCGGCGGGGCCCGGCCTCACGGCGAGGCGGGAGCCGACCCGGACGCGCCGCCCAAGAAACGGTTAAgggcggcggggacgggggCGGGTGGGCCcgagggggcggcgggcagcgtGAAGCTGGAGGAGCGGCTCTACTCCGTGCTCTGCTGCACCGTCTGCCTCGACCTGCCCAAGGCCTCGGTCTACCAG TGCACCAACGGGCACCTGATGTGCGCCGGCTGCTTCATCCACCTCCTGGCAGACGCTCGGCTGAAGGAGGAACAAGCGACTTGCCCAAACTGCCGCTGCGAGATCAGTAAGAGCCTGTGCTGTCGAAACCTGGCTGTGGAAAAAGCCGTCAGTGAGCTGCCCTCCGAGTGTGGCTTCTGCATGCAGCAATTCCCCCGATCCCTCCTGGAGAGGCACCAGAAAGAGGAGTGCCAGGACAG ggtgacCCAGTGCAAATACAAGCGGATCGGGTGCCCGTGGCAGGGTCCCTACCACGAGCTGACGGTGCACGAAGCCGAATGCACCCACCCCACCAAAACCGGCAACGAGCTGATGGAGATTTTAGACGAAATGGACCAAAcgaggaaaaaagaaatgcagctatATAACAGCATCTTCAGCCTGCTCAGCTTCGAGAAGATCGGCTACACAG GTTTTACCGGCCGggctctctcctctccctctctttctcctggAAGCGCTGACGACGGTGTAAGTGCGGGTGAAGGGCACCGTGCCATCCCTTGCGCTCGTGGTTGTGCTCGGCGAGCCCACGGTCCCTACGCTGAGACCGCAAGCGCCCATCTCCTCCCTAAACCCCCCGGCACCGAGCTGGGAGCGTCTCGGTACCGTGTACCTGTGCTGGCAGCCTCCGGGATGTGTCACCGGGCTTTGTGCCCCACGGTGATGCTTCACCGCGCCTGGCTGCCTCGCTCGCCAGTTTGTACGCCTAATCCCAATAAATTATGCCTTGCTACTGAACCATgtcctgtctgtctgtcctgccGTGCCGTCGAAAGCCAGTAA